The Kiritimatiellia bacterium genome has a window encoding:
- the dnaX gene encoding DNA polymerase III subunit gamma/tau: MAYEVLARKWRPRQFDDVVGQHHVTRTLVNAITTGRIAHAYLFVGPRGIGKTSIARIFARALNCAQGPTPRPCDRCPSCTDIAAGASLDVIEIDGASNNSVDQVRELRDTARFAPARDRFKIYIIDEVHMLTIGAFNALLKTLEEPPAHVKFFFATTEAHKVPATILSRCQRFDLRRISTADIAAQLGRIAEAEGIQIDAEARRAIARLADGALRDAESALDQLVAFCGRNITEEDVLSVFGLTSRHHLEHIADAVIRGDAAGLLAAVAQLDAAGRNLARLPLELVEHFRNVLSAAATGEAVDAPPDEAEIWRRQAAAAGVERLLRIVEVLVESEARVRQSLSPRTALEITLLRCARIASGPTLEAVLQRLDECVAMLSGTTEPSAGESGASTAAASTPATSRVTEAPPEGRPGDAWAAAVSALGDADPSLRPLLRDSVLQPLPPGRARILLHGTPASADHLQPRQRRMIAKAVARVLGREAEIEFAAASPGDPLPPTTARPAAETPLLPAEVEARRAAREQRMNEGRVTAFLERFNGRIEEVED; this comes from the coding sequence ATGGCATACGAAGTTCTGGCGCGCAAGTGGCGGCCCCGTCAGTTCGATGACGTGGTCGGGCAGCATCACGTCACCCGTACGCTCGTCAATGCGATCACCACCGGCCGCATCGCGCACGCGTACCTCTTCGTCGGCCCGCGCGGCATCGGCAAAACCTCGATCGCCCGCATCTTCGCACGCGCGCTGAACTGCGCGCAGGGCCCCACGCCCCGGCCCTGTGATCGCTGCCCCTCCTGCACCGACATTGCGGCCGGCGCCTCGCTCGATGTGATCGAAATTGACGGCGCATCGAACAACAGCGTCGACCAGGTGCGGGAACTGCGCGACACCGCGCGCTTCGCGCCCGCGCGGGACCGGTTCAAAATCTACATCATTGACGAAGTCCACATGCTCACGATCGGCGCGTTCAATGCGCTGCTGAAAACGCTCGAAGAGCCTCCCGCACACGTGAAGTTCTTCTTCGCCACCACCGAAGCGCACAAGGTTCCCGCGACGATCCTCTCGCGCTGTCAGCGGTTCGATCTACGCCGCATCTCCACGGCGGACATCGCCGCGCAGCTGGGCCGTATCGCCGAGGCGGAGGGCATTCAGATCGACGCGGAAGCCCGGCGCGCGATCGCCCGGCTCGCCGACGGCGCGCTGCGCGATGCGGAGTCCGCACTCGACCAGCTCGTCGCGTTCTGTGGGCGCAACATCACCGAGGAGGACGTTCTCTCCGTTTTCGGGCTGACCTCGCGCCATCACCTTGAACACATCGCGGACGCCGTCATTCGCGGAGATGCCGCCGGACTGCTGGCGGCGGTCGCCCAGCTCGATGCGGCGGGCAGGAACCTCGCGCGGCTGCCGCTGGAACTCGTCGAACACTTTCGCAACGTGCTGAGTGCCGCCGCAACCGGTGAGGCGGTGGACGCACCGCCGGATGAGGCCGAGATCTGGCGCCGCCAGGCCGCCGCCGCAGGCGTCGAGCGGTTGCTGCGCATCGTCGAGGTGCTGGTCGAGTCGGAGGCGCGGGTGCGGCAGTCACTTTCGCCCCGCACCGCGCTCGAGATCACACTGCTGCGTTGTGCGAGGATCGCGAGCGGTCCCACGCTGGAGGCGGTCCTGCAGCGGTTGGATGAGTGCGTGGCGATGTTGAGCGGGACCACGGAGCCCAGTGCCGGCGAAAGTGGCGCGTCGACCGCAGCGGCGTCAACGCCGGCAACCAGCCGGGTCACCGAAGCGCCGCCAGAGGGCCGGCCGGGCGACGCATGGGCCGCGGCGGTGAGCGCGCTCGGCGACGCCGATCCCTCGTTGCGTCCGCTGCTGCGCGATTCGGTGCTGCAGCCGCTTCCCCCCGGTCGTGCGCGCATTCTGCTGCACGGCACACCAGCCTCCGCAGATCATCTTCAGCCCCGACAGCGGCGCATGATCGCGAAGGCGGTGGCCCGGGTGCTCGGCCGCGAAGCCGAGATCGAGTTTGCCGCCGCTAGCCCTGGCGACCCACTCCCGCCCACCACGGCGCGCCCGGCCGCGGAGACCCCGCTGCTACCGGCGGAGGTGGAAGCGCGGCGCGCCGCGCGCGAGCAGCGCATGAATGAAGGCCGGGTGACCGCCTTCCTGGAACGCTTCAACGGCCGCATTGAGGAGGTCGAAGACTGA
- a CDS encoding YbaB/EbfC family nucleoid-associated protein yields the protein MNLFSAMRQAAALQQKMAEVHARLAAQTVEFSSGGGAVSVTVRGDLEVVAVRIRPDVMHAADPALLEDMVRAAVNGGLRAAREMMEREFAAVAQQLGLPPGAVPNR from the coding sequence ATGAACCTGTTTTCCGCGATGCGGCAGGCCGCAGCATTGCAACAAAAGATGGCTGAGGTGCACGCGCGCCTCGCGGCGCAAACAGTGGAGTTTTCCAGCGGCGGAGGCGCGGTGAGCGTCACCGTACGCGGCGATCTGGAGGTCGTCGCGGTCCGGATCCGGCCCGACGTGATGCACGCGGCCGACCCGGCGCTGCTGGAGGACATGGTACGCGCGGCGGTGAACGGCGGGCTGCGCGCGGCCCGTGAAATGATGGAGCGCGAGTTCGCCGCAGTCGCGCAACAGCTGGGACTGCCGCCGGGCGCCGTGCCCAACCGCTAA
- the recR gene encoding recombination mediator RecR, with product MIEPLERLIEVFARLPGLGRRSAERIALRLARDRSRALADELLAVLTEFRQRVAQCRMCGGVTTVEANPCTLCTDPRRDPTVLCVVEDPADIAAIEASGAFTGRYHALLGRLSAVRGEGRRHIRADELFRRVAEEHIEEVVIALDTDAESEATARWLAERLAAQRVRTTRLACGLPVGSGIAYSDPQTLEQAIRRRVPF from the coding sequence ATGATCGAACCTCTGGAGCGTCTGATCGAGGTGTTTGCCCGGCTGCCCGGTCTTGGCCGGCGCTCGGCCGAGCGCATCGCGCTGCGACTGGCGCGCGACCGCAGCCGCGCGCTCGCCGACGAACTGCTGGCGGTGCTCACCGAGTTTCGCCAGCGCGTGGCTCAGTGTCGGATGTGTGGCGGCGTCACCACCGTCGAGGCAAACCCCTGCACCCTGTGCACCGACCCCCGCCGCGACCCCACCGTGCTGTGCGTGGTCGAGGACCCCGCCGACATCGCCGCGATCGAGGCGAGCGGCGCGTTCACGGGCCGGTATCACGCACTGCTCGGGCGGCTCTCGGCCGTGCGCGGTGAGGGCCGCCGCCACATCCGCGCCGATGAGCTGTTCCGCCGCGTGGCCGAGGAACACATCGAGGAGGTCGTGATCGCGCTGGACACCGATGCGGAAAGCGAGGCCACCGCCCGATGGCTCGCAGAACGGCTCGCGGCGCAGCGCGTGCGTACCACGCGTCTGGCCTGCGGCCTTCCGGTGGGCAGCGGGATCGCCTATTCGGATCCCCAGACGCTCGAACAGGCAATCCGCCGGCGCGTCCCATTCTGA
- a CDS encoding esterase family protein — protein MHRLTLHIESPALNRPLRAHVLCPAGRGPFRVLYLLHGLGADADVWRFYDVETLAAPLRLMVVMPDGGASYYVNDPRPAGLGHWEDALMRDLRGAVDRLFRTLDNRGGRAVAGISMGGYGAVMLALRHPHLFAVAAGLSGSLYFGHAPHPRGQPFQTELSAALPTGAYDVFALAEQIVRLRAPKPALWLACGTEDGHLATNRAFRDHLVSLGWPPVYLERPGGHNREFWQACLPDLFQFVAQNLAPSAPERE, from the coding sequence GTGCATCGCCTCACGCTCCACATCGAAAGTCCCGCGCTGAACCGGCCGCTGCGCGCACACGTGCTTTGCCCCGCAGGACGCGGGCCCTTCCGCGTGCTGTACCTGTTGCATGGACTGGGCGCCGACGCAGACGTCTGGCGCTTTTACGATGTCGAAACCCTCGCCGCTCCCCTCCGGCTGATGGTTGTGATGCCCGATGGCGGCGCCTCGTACTACGTGAACGACCCCCGGCCGGCGGGGCTCGGGCACTGGGAGGACGCGCTGATGCGTGACCTGCGAGGGGCGGTCGATCGGCTGTTCCGAACACTCGACAACCGCGGCGGCCGCGCGGTCGCCGGCATCAGCATGGGCGGGTATGGCGCGGTGATGCTCGCGCTCCGGCACCCGCACCTCTTCGCCGTGGCGGCGGGCCTTTCCGGTTCACTCTATTTCGGCCACGCGCCTCACCCTCGAGGCCAGCCGTTTCAAACGGAACTGTCCGCCGCACTTCCGACCGGCGCCTACGATGTGTTCGCGCTGGCCGAGCAGATCGTACGTCTTCGCGCGCCGAAGCCCGCCCTGTGGCTCGCTTGTGGCACCGAAGACGGCCACCTCGCCACCAACCGCGCGTTTCGCGATCACCTTGTTTCACTCGGCTGGCCGCCCGTGTACCTCGAGCGGCCCGGCGGGCACAACCGTGAATTCTGGCAGGCGTGTCTGCCGGACCTGTTCCAGTTCGTCGCCCAAAACCTCGCGCCGTCCGCTCCGGAACGAGAATGA
- a CDS encoding sigma-54 dependent transcriptional regulator translates to MPKILVVDDEPSVLSVLSSMLRKEDYEVVPRANGEEALEELRKQEFDLILTDIHMAPVDGIELLHRAHEMCPNTPVVLLTGYGSVKTAVEAMKGGAFDYCTKPFKMDELLATLQRALKYRALLLEREDLRSRLRQTIPSLVAESAAMRQICEVINRVAPTDSTVLIIGESGTGKEVVARAIHDQSLRRKKSFVPINCAAMPEPLLESEMFGHVKGAFTGAVSDKQGLFEAADGGTIFLDEIGAMPPSIQAKFLRVLQDKTIRKVGGTESYPVDVRVVAATNEPLENRIARGLFREDLYYRLSVIPIRIPPLRERREDILPLVSYVLRRERPAGAPIPKLDPRVEWMFEHYSWPGNVRELENAVRHALTFMRGDTITPDVLPARIVNATAATAPGSATHGEPSPDEFRGRSLKAFLRQKEREYVKMVVDRMGGDKEAAAVALKISLTTLYRKLANDEE, encoded by the coding sequence ATGCCGAAGATACTGGTGGTGGACGACGAGCCGAGCGTGCTGAGCGTTCTATCCTCGATGCTCCGGAAAGAAGACTACGAGGTCGTGCCGCGCGCGAACGGCGAGGAGGCGTTGGAGGAGCTGCGTAAGCAGGAGTTCGATTTGATTCTCACGGACATCCACATGGCACCGGTGGATGGCATCGAGCTGCTGCACCGGGCCCACGAGATGTGCCCGAATACGCCGGTGGTGCTGCTGACCGGTTACGGCTCGGTGAAAACAGCGGTTGAAGCGATGAAGGGCGGTGCGTTCGACTACTGCACGAAGCCCTTCAAGATGGACGAACTACTGGCGACGCTGCAGCGTGCGCTGAAGTACCGCGCCCTGCTGCTGGAACGGGAGGACCTGCGCAGCCGGCTCCGCCAAACGATCCCCTCGCTGGTCGCGGAGAGTGCCGCAATGCGTCAGATTTGCGAGGTGATTAACCGGGTGGCGCCGACCGACTCGACGGTGTTGATCATCGGCGAGAGCGGCACGGGCAAGGAGGTGGTCGCGCGGGCGATTCATGACCAGAGTCTGCGGCGCAAGAAGAGCTTTGTGCCCATCAACTGCGCGGCGATGCCGGAGCCGTTGCTCGAGTCCGAAATGTTCGGCCACGTGAAGGGTGCGTTCACCGGTGCGGTGAGCGACAAACAGGGGCTGTTCGAGGCCGCCGACGGCGGCACGATTTTTCTTGACGAAATCGGCGCGATGCCGCCGAGCATTCAGGCGAAATTTCTGCGGGTGCTGCAAGACAAGACGATCCGGAAGGTCGGGGGCACCGAATCGTATCCGGTGGACGTGCGGGTGGTTGCGGCGACAAACGAGCCGCTCGAGAACCGGATTGCGCGGGGACTGTTCCGCGAGGATTTGTACTACCGGCTGAGCGTGATCCCGATCCGCATTCCGCCGTTGCGCGAGCGCCGGGAGGACATTCTGCCGCTAGTGTCCTACGTGCTGCGCCGCGAGCGGCCGGCGGGGGCGCCCATACCGAAGCTCGACCCACGGGTGGAGTGGATGTTCGAGCACTACTCGTGGCCAGGGAACGTGCGCGAGCTTGAAAACGCGGTGCGCCATGCGCTGACGTTCATGCGGGGCGACACGATCACGCCGGACGTGCTGCCTGCCCGCATTGTGAACGCGACGGCCGCCACGGCGCCCGGATCGGCGACGCACGGTGAGCCTTCTCCGGACGAGTTTCGGGGACGGTCGCTCAAGGCGTTTTTGCGGCAGAAGGAACGTGAGTACGTGAAGATGGTCGTGGACCGCATGGGGGGCGACAAGGAGGCTGCCGCGGTCGCGCTGAAGATCAGTTTGACCACGTTGTACCGCAAGCTGGCGAACGACGAGGAGTGA
- a CDS encoding glycoside hydrolase family 140 protein, with protein sequence MRSWARTVGVVALALAVPASAAGLRPLKVSANGRYLVHDDGTPFFWLGDTAWHMLGKSVREDTTNQPSVSLYFRTRAAQGFTVIQSVIVREFRGGGGPKRNQENAYGHVPFVEGDASRPALGPGEFDDFWDHIGWCIEEAARHGLRIAALPVWLNDVEDDDPLARDPTVAYRYGRFLGSRWGRAPVIWVMGGDAYQKGRNVDTPSRLALVRAMAEGIADGATGADAFDGRAAWDAVLITFHPPGGDKSSATWLHDEPWLDFNMVQTTTRFSFENWRTVMRDFARTPPKPVLDAEVAYEESLSLRQTERQDIRIRPWDVRRAAWWNVLAGGFGHTYGHRSFIGWIRKGETYRWGAHIPWYERLHAPGATQMIHLRRLVEETRFHDHRPAMELLEGEAGEGDAHIQVGASADGSVAIVYSPMGRPIRFRADRFGRPAEAFWYDPRTGAKSAITPFPAEDPAMFTPPSSGEEHDWVLVVRRR encoded by the coding sequence ATGAGGAGTTGGGCGCGAACAGTGGGGGTGGTGGCGTTGGCGCTGGCGGTGCCCGCCTCGGCAGCGGGGCTGCGTCCGCTGAAAGTGAGTGCGAACGGCCGGTACCTGGTGCACGACGACGGCACGCCATTCTTCTGGCTGGGCGACACGGCCTGGCACATGTTGGGCAAGAGCGTGCGCGAGGACACCACGAACCAGCCCTCTGTGAGCCTCTACTTTCGCACGCGCGCCGCGCAGGGATTTACGGTGATCCAGTCGGTGATCGTTCGGGAGTTCCGAGGAGGTGGCGGTCCGAAGCGCAACCAGGAAAACGCGTACGGGCATGTCCCGTTTGTGGAAGGGGATGCGTCACGGCCGGCGCTGGGGCCGGGAGAGTTCGATGACTTTTGGGACCACATCGGTTGGTGCATCGAGGAGGCGGCGCGGCACGGGCTGCGGATTGCCGCGCTGCCGGTCTGGCTCAACGACGTCGAGGATGACGATCCACTCGCGCGCGATCCGACGGTCGCGTACCGCTACGGAAGGTTTCTGGGTTCGCGCTGGGGCCGTGCGCCGGTGATCTGGGTGATGGGCGGCGACGCGTATCAGAAGGGCCGCAATGTGGACACGCCATCGCGGCTGGCACTAGTCCGCGCGATGGCGGAAGGGATTGCGGATGGAGCGACGGGGGCGGACGCGTTCGATGGCCGAGCCGCCTGGGATGCGGTGCTGATTACGTTCCATCCGCCGGGCGGGGACAAATCGTCCGCGACGTGGCTACACGATGAGCCGTGGCTCGACTTCAACATGGTGCAGACGACCACCCGCTTTTCCTTCGAAAACTGGCGAACCGTGATGCGGGATTTCGCACGGACGCCGCCGAAGCCGGTGCTCGATGCGGAGGTCGCATATGAGGAATCGCTTTCGTTGCGCCAGACCGAGCGGCAGGACATCCGAATCCGGCCTTGGGATGTGCGGCGCGCGGCGTGGTGGAATGTGCTGGCCGGCGGCTTCGGCCACACCTATGGCCATCGGAGTTTCATTGGCTGGATCCGGAAGGGAGAAACCTACCGCTGGGGCGCGCACATTCCGTGGTACGAACGGCTGCACGCGCCCGGCGCGACGCAGATGATTCACCTGCGTCGTCTCGTGGAAGAAACCCGTTTTCACGATCACCGGCCCGCAATGGAACTGCTGGAGGGTGAGGCCGGAGAAGGTGACGCGCACATTCAGGTGGGTGCGTCCGCCGACGGGTCGGTGGCGATCGTGTATTCGCCCATGGGGCGGCCGATCCGTTTCCGCGCGGACCGGTTCGGCCGGCCCGCAGAAGCGTTCTGGTATGATCCGCGCACGGGCGCGAAGAGCGCAATCACGCCGTTCCCGGCGGAGGATCCCGCGATGTTCACGCCACCGAGCTCCGGCGAAGAGCACGACTGGGTGCTGGTTGTCCGCCGGCGCTGA
- a CDS encoding MFS transporter, with product MDHNGWTLIVGLSGAFGLGMCFAMLGSIAVKMMPRMSIDSAKFGSMISAFMFACLIASLVVGTLQDKLGFQAVAIIGFVAAAASVLILANAKNYNAGVIACVLLGIGAMACNTTGNVLGTAVVGQMLKNNPAAANNLVNVCFGLGLFLTPFVVSFLFQKLPYEKAVSVLGIILLVPVLFTFPAKYPAAQGFTLASAFALLKQPVTIVAALVLFCYIALESSFTNWLAPFGKEVISKAQPGMPTAQLDASAARMLSVFAIAMMVGRLITGLTPITNAGGWLIAGSAVIAAIVILIMTGVSGSGAAFALAAASGLVFAPAFPTTVGVTFGKFGGGSGSLFGIIFAVGLLGAVIVPKAIGNMAKGASVQKALKLLLPACVVLAILAVVLHKLPNVAQAAESAPAAPAAAETAPAPAAAPAQPQQP from the coding sequence ATGGACCACAACGGCTGGACGTTGATCGTGGGGCTAAGCGGCGCATTCGGGCTGGGCATGTGCTTTGCGATGCTGGGCTCGATCGCGGTGAAGATGATGCCGCGGATGAGCATTGACTCCGCGAAATTTGGTTCGATGATCTCCGCCTTCATGTTCGCGTGTCTGATCGCGTCCCTGGTGGTCGGCACGTTGCAGGACAAGCTCGGGTTTCAGGCGGTGGCGATCATCGGGTTTGTGGCGGCGGCGGCCAGCGTGCTGATTCTCGCGAACGCGAAGAACTACAACGCGGGGGTGATCGCGTGCGTGCTGTTGGGGATCGGTGCGATGGCCTGCAACACCACTGGCAACGTGCTGGGTACCGCGGTGGTGGGCCAGATGCTGAAAAACAACCCGGCTGCGGCAAACAATCTGGTGAATGTTTGTTTCGGGCTGGGCCTGTTTCTGACGCCCTTCGTGGTGAGCTTCCTCTTCCAGAAGCTTCCGTATGAGAAGGCTGTTTCAGTGCTGGGCATCATTCTGTTGGTGCCGGTTCTGTTCACGTTCCCGGCGAAATACCCGGCCGCTCAGGGCTTCACACTGGCCTCTGCGTTTGCATTGTTGAAGCAGCCGGTGACGATCGTCGCCGCGCTGGTGTTGTTCTGCTACATCGCGCTGGAGTCGAGCTTTACGAACTGGCTGGCGCCGTTCGGCAAGGAAGTGATCTCGAAGGCGCAGCCGGGCATGCCGACCGCGCAGTTGGACGCCTCCGCGGCGCGGATGCTGTCGGTGTTTGCAATTGCGATGATGGTGGGCCGGTTGATCACGGGGCTGACGCCGATCACGAACGCGGGTGGCTGGCTGATCGCCGGTTCGGCGGTGATTGCGGCAATTGTGATCCTGATCATGACCGGCGTGAGCGGCAGCGGCGCGGCGTTTGCGCTGGCGGCGGCGTCCGGTCTGGTGTTTGCGCCGGCCTTTCCCACCACTGTGGGCGTGACGTTTGGAAAGTTCGGTGGCGGGTCGGGCAGTCTGTTCGGCATTATTTTTGCGGTGGGTCTGCTCGGGGCGGTGATTGTGCCCAAGGCGATCGGCAACATGGCGAAGGGCGCGTCGGTTCAGAAGGCGTTGAAGCTGCTGTTGCCGGCCTGTGTGGTGCTCGCGATCCTTGCGGTGGTGTTGCACAAGCTGCCCAACGTGGCGCAGGCGGCGGAGTCTGCTCCGGCGGCGCCGGCCGCGGCGGAAACCGCGCCGGCTCCTGCTGCGGCACCGGCGCAGCCCCAGCAGCCCTAG
- a CDS encoding Gfo/Idh/MocA family oxidoreductase: protein MPSCRVSRRSFLLTAAGVSSFLILPRRARGANERIRVGCIGIDGKGRSDVLWTAAAGAEIAALCDVVDPRHAAARKPPKDGESLFQKFPDAKFFTDYREMLEAMSDLDAVTISTPDHHHFHAAMLAMRKGRHVYCQKPLAHSVWEARRMAETAGAAGVVTQMGNQAHAGEPLRRGVELVRAGAVGPVTEVHAWTDRPIWPQGMSAWPKAEPVPEGLHWDLWIGPAPFREYSAAIAPFKWRGWWDFGTGALGDMGCHILDLPVWALAKGPPNRVEAWSEGGTEISGPLRSIVTWHFPTSWFGRPFKLVWYDGVKGKDGKYEFAPPEELWKADFPTPDHVFRRFDVILVGEKGRMFFGRTRTDWVFKPDSLKDEIGDPPNTIPRVPPITADGKYGGSDPSVVEWLNGIRGGPAPLSRFELSGPLTEIVLLGNVAVRVGRPVEWDSGGLRARNVPEAAALIRRRYRSGWEIEPAT, encoded by the coding sequence ATGCCCTCGTGCCGGGTTTCTCGCCGTTCGTTCTTGCTCACGGCTGCGGGGGTGAGCTCCTTTTTGATTCTCCCGCGTCGTGCGCGTGGCGCAAACGAGCGGATCCGGGTCGGCTGTATCGGAATCGATGGCAAGGGACGCTCGGACGTGCTGTGGACCGCCGCCGCGGGCGCCGAAATCGCGGCATTGTGCGACGTTGTCGACCCTCGGCACGCCGCCGCGCGAAAACCACCCAAGGACGGCGAATCCCTGTTCCAAAAGTTCCCGGATGCGAAGTTCTTCACGGACTACCGAGAGATGCTTGAGGCGATGAGCGACCTCGACGCGGTGACGATCTCGACGCCGGACCACCATCACTTCCACGCCGCAATGCTCGCGATGCGGAAGGGACGTCATGTCTACTGCCAAAAACCCCTGGCGCACTCCGTGTGGGAGGCGCGCAGGATGGCCGAAACCGCCGGCGCGGCCGGCGTTGTCACGCAGATGGGTAACCAGGCCCATGCGGGGGAGCCGCTTCGTCGGGGAGTGGAGCTGGTGCGCGCAGGGGCGGTCGGCCCTGTGACCGAAGTCCATGCGTGGACCGACCGCCCGATCTGGCCGCAGGGTATGAGCGCGTGGCCGAAGGCCGAACCGGTGCCGGAGGGGCTCCACTGGGATCTCTGGATCGGGCCTGCACCGTTCCGTGAATACAGCGCCGCGATCGCACCGTTCAAGTGGCGCGGATGGTGGGACTTTGGCACCGGCGCGCTCGGCGACATGGGCTGTCACATCCTCGATCTGCCCGTCTGGGCGCTCGCAAAAGGGCCGCCCAACCGCGTTGAAGCCTGGTCGGAAGGGGGCACCGAGATTTCGGGGCCGCTGCGCTCGATCGTCACCTGGCACTTTCCCACTAGCTGGTTCGGCAGGCCGTTCAAACTGGTCTGGTACGACGGCGTCAAGGGCAAGGACGGCAAGTACGAGTTCGCCCCGCCGGAGGAGCTCTGGAAGGCGGACTTCCCGACGCCGGACCACGTGTTTCGGCGTTTCGATGTGATCCTGGTGGGCGAGAAGGGCCGGATGTTTTTCGGCCGTACCCGGACCGACTGGGTCTTCAAACCCGACTCCCTCAAAGACGAAATCGGCGACCCTCCGAACACGATACCCCGCGTGCCGCCCATCACGGCGGACGGAAAATATGGCGGCAGCGACCCCTCCGTCGTGGAGTGGCTCAATGGCATTCGGGGCGGGCCTGCGCCGCTGTCACGTTTCGAACTGTCCGGCCCGTTGACAGAAATTGTTCTGTTGGGCAACGTCGCAGTGCGGGTCGGTCGGCCCGTTGAATGGGATTCCGGGGGTTTGCGCGCGCGCAATGTGCCGGAGGCCGCGGCGTTGATCCGACGCCGCTACCGGTCGGGCTGGGAGATTGAGCCGGCAACCTGA
- a CDS encoding DUF4832 domain-containing protein, with protein MCLFRSHRPPKVVPPDIALLIAVAVHTAASAEWVTLPYAPAPPDNPMKGLVPYAGHAQDFPHSLEFQYFGLNEILRGPDEFDWTPIERFLEGAASRRCQAIFRVWVEYPGRSSGVPDFLLRAGARMHVWSNALFSDGRTMWTPDYSDLRIRAAITSTVAALGRRYDKDPRVAYLTAGFLGHWGEWHTHPRRDLWASKEVQTELMAAFERAFRHVPVLLRYPAGADDPQYAPNHDRPFGYHDDSFAYATRQTGRCDDEWFFLARLRRAGPSALERWRTHPIGGEIRPEVWVKVWDLPPGTPPGQEFFECVAETHATWLMDSSIARPLTAQQRARAIEGARRLGYELHVERAALALDAAGRLQVAIAVRNRGVAPWYADWPVELGIFSDAAEPLKVWRTDWTLRGIQPDEPDARQFRFQTDQPLPAGVQFAALRVPHPMPGGRPLRFANQAQDADRPGWLTLGPCPPPPPPR; from the coding sequence ATGTGTCTTTTCCGCTCGCATCGTCCGCCAAAGGTGGTGCCACCGGATATCGCGCTTCTGATCGCGGTCGCGGTGCATACCGCCGCTTCAGCGGAATGGGTGACGCTCCCCTATGCGCCGGCACCACCGGACAACCCGATGAAGGGCCTTGTGCCCTACGCCGGACACGCGCAGGACTTCCCCCACAGCCTCGAATTCCAATACTTCGGCCTGAACGAAATCCTCCGCGGGCCAGACGAGTTCGACTGGACGCCCATTGAACGTTTTCTGGAGGGTGCGGCCTCGCGGCGTTGCCAGGCCATCTTCCGCGTGTGGGTCGAATACCCCGGCCGCTCGAGCGGGGTTCCGGATTTTCTCCTCCGCGCCGGCGCGCGGATGCACGTATGGTCGAACGCTTTGTTCTCCGATGGGCGAACGATGTGGACGCCCGACTACTCAGATCTCCGGATCCGGGCCGCGATCACCAGCACAGTCGCCGCGCTGGGCCGCCGGTACGACAAGGATCCTCGCGTGGCCTATCTGACCGCAGGCTTCCTCGGCCACTGGGGTGAGTGGCACACCCATCCCCGGCGCGACCTTTGGGCGTCGAAGGAGGTCCAAACAGAGCTCATGGCCGCCTTCGAGCGGGCTTTCCGACATGTACCGGTCCTGCTGCGTTATCCCGCCGGCGCCGACGATCCCCAGTATGCCCCCAACCACGACCGGCCCTTCGGCTACCACGACGATTCCTTCGCCTATGCGACCCGGCAGACCGGCCGCTGCGATGACGAATGGTTTTTCCTCGCCCGGCTCCGCCGCGCCGGGCCATCCGCGCTGGAGCGCTGGCGCACCCATCCGATCGGCGGCGAAATCCGGCCCGAGGTCTGGGTGAAGGTGTGGGATCTGCCGCCAGGCACGCCGCCCGGCCAGGAGTTTTTCGAGTGCGTCGCGGAAACCCATGCGACGTGGCTGATGGATTCGAGCATCGCGCGGCCGCTGACCGCGCAACAGCGGGCGCGGGCGATCGAAGGCGCACGGCGGCTGGGCTACGAACTGCATGTGGAGCGAGCGGCGCTCGCGCTCGACGCCGCCGGCCGCCTGCAGGTCGCCATCGCGGTGCGCAACCGTGGCGTCGCCCCATGGTACGCCGACTGGCCCGTCGAGCTCGGTATCTTCAGCGATGCCGCAGAGCCCCTGAAGGTCTGGCGCACTGACTGGACGCTGCGCGGCATCCAGCCGGACGAGCCAGACGCTCGCCAGTTCCGCTTTCAAACTGACCAGCCGCTTCCCGCCGGCGTGCAGTTCGCCGCACTCCGGGTCCCACATCCCATGCCCGGCGGCCGGCCGCTCAGGTTTGCAAACCAGGCGCAGGATGCGGACCGACCCGGCTGGCTCACGCTCGGCCCCTGCCCTCCTCCGCCGCCCCCCCGCTGA